One window of Triticum dicoccoides isolate Atlit2015 ecotype Zavitan chromosome 5A, WEW_v2.0, whole genome shotgun sequence genomic DNA carries:
- the LOC119301339 gene encoding protein SAWADEE HOMEODOMAIN HOMOLOG 2-like, whose translation MEKLVSSDRKEQVLVDSFCQKLVEEFNRSPARVGSRALQATQVRGWFLDKLPASTPKPASLPTTSEEKPLASEPDALVSEIKTSASEEKALALDTSISNNEDALSPDLPKETTDKVPEFEDLQFEAKSSKDSAWYDVALFLAHRKTSLGEVEVRVRFIGYGAEEDEWVNVRKAVRQQSIPLESSECRSIVKGDLVLCFKESNDEALHFDAHVVDVQRKQHDIRGCRCLFHVEYDHDQSQEMVNLKRISRRPRYL comes from the exons ATGGAGAAGTTGGTTTCATCAGACAGAAAAGAGCAAGTCTTGGTTGATAGTTTCTGCCAGAAGCTTGTAGAAGAATTTAA TCGTTCTCCAGCTCGAGTCGGAAGCAGAGCTCTACAGGCTACACAG GTTCGAGGATGGTTCCTTGATAAGCTCCCTGCATCAACTCCTAAACCTGCTTCCTTGCCTACTACTTCTGAAGAAAAGCCTTTAGCCTCAGAACCAGATGCGTTAGTTTCTGAGATAAAGACTTCAGCTTCTGAAGAAAAAGCTTTAGCTCTTGATACAAGTATTTCAAACAATGAGGATGCACTTTCTCCAGATTTACCCAAAG AGACTACAGATAAGGTTCCTGAATTTGAAGACTTGCAGTTTGAGGCCAAGTCATCAAAGGATTCTGCATG GTATGACGTCGCCCTTTTCTTGGCACACAGGAAGACAAGTTTGGGAGAAGTT GAAGTCCGGGTGAGGTTTATCGGATATGGGGCTGAAGAAGATGAGTGGGTGAATGTCAGGAAGGCTGTCCGCCAGCAATCCATTCCGCTGGAGTCGTCCGAATGCCGAAGCATTGTCAAAGGAGATCTTGTCCTGTGTTTCAAG GAGAGTAATGATGAAGCACTGCATTTCGATGCACATGTTGTGGATGTCCAGCGGAAACAGCATGATATAAGGGGATGCAGATGCCTCTTCCATGTTGAATATGATCATGATCAAAGCCAG GAGATGGTGAACCTCAAGAGAATCTCCAGGCGGCCAAGATACCTTTGA